The segment GATTTCAGATCTTAACAAAAACCTATTTGATCTTTTTTTATGGAACGAGTAAAAAATTTTTTAAATGCCAGCGCCGATTTAAAATATCAGGTGGCGGAGACCCTGTCGGAAAGAATTCTTGAAGCCGCACGGCTGATTCAAGAGAGTCTTAAAAGCGGCGGCAAACTGCTTCTCATGGGAAACGGCGGCAGTGCGGCGGATGCCCAGCACATCGCAGCCGAATTGGTGGGCCGCTTCAAAAAAGAACGAGCGGCGATTGCCGCCATCGCGCTGACGGTGGACACCTCCTCTCTCACCGCGCTCGGCAACGATTACGGATTCGAAACGATTTTCGCGCGCCAGATCGAAGCGATTGCCCGAAAAGGCGATGTTTTGGTGGGCTTCAGCACCAGCGGCAATTCGGAAAACATCATCCGCGCTTTCAAGGTAGCCAACGAACTCGGGGTGACGACCATCGCATTGCTGGGTAACGAAGGGGGCCGCGCCAAGGAGCAAGTGCGCCTGGCCATCGTGGTCCCTTCAGAAGACACCGCCCGCATTCAGGAAGTGCATATCACCATCGGTCACATTATCTGCGAAATCATCGAAGACGAGCTTTAAATGAGAACCAAATTTAAATATTTCTTCGACAGCAAAGAGCGTCCCAAGGTCCTGGTCATGGGAGACCTCATTCTCGACGAATATCTCTGGGGCGGAGTGACCCGCATCTCTCCCGAAGCCCCGGTTCCCATTCTCGAGACCAAATCCGAAAACCTCTCTTTAGGTGGCGCCGCCAACGTCGCCAACAACCTCGCCGCTTTAGGGTGCGAAGTCTACCTGATAGGCGCCATCGGCCAGGATGAAAAAGGCGACCGCTTGTTGGAGCTGATCCGCGAACGGGGCGTCAACACCGAAGGCATTTTCCGGTTCGTGCACCGCCCGACCACCTCCAAAATGCGGATCATCGCACACAACCAGCAAATCCTGCGTATCGACAAAGAAGACAACCGCCCGATCACCGAAGAGACCGAAAAGAAAATCATTCAGTTCACCAACAAGGTTCTGCCCAAGATGCAAGGCGTCATCTGCTCCGACTACCAAAAAGGAGTGTTGACCGAAAAGGTGATCAAAAATCTGATGCACCGCGCTCAAAATTCCAGAAAAAGCGTCATCGTCGATCCCAAGAGCGCCGATTTTTCTCTTTACAAGGGAGCCACCGTCCTCACCCCCAATGAAAAAGAAGTCGAACGCTCGGTGCCCATAAAAATCAACAGCAGTGAAGATTTAGAGCGCGCCGCCGAATACTTGTTGACTCTGACACGGGCGGAAGCGCTTCTGGTCACCCGCGGCAAGGACGGCATGACCCTTTACCCAAACAAGGGCAAACCGGTAGCCATTCCCACCGTGGCCAAGGAAGTGTTCGACGTCACCGGCGCCGGTGACACCGTGGTCAGCGTTTTCGGAATGGCGGTCTTTGTCGGTTTTAATTTTCAGGAAGCCGCCTGGCTTTCCAACATGGCCGGCAGTATCGTGGTGGGAAAAGTGGGAACCGCTGTCGTCACTCTGAACGAGATCAATGAATTTTTACAGGAAGAGACGTTTCGCACCTCGCACACCGTCCTGGAATTAGAAGAGCTTAAAAAACTGGTCAGCCTCGCCAAGAGCACCGGAAAGACCGTGGTCTTCACCAACGGTTGTTTCGATCTGATTCACGGCGGCCACATCGAATTTCTGCAAAAGGCCAAGGCCCTGGGCGACATCCTCGTGGTCGGGCTCAACAGCGACCCGTCCGTACGCGCGATCAAGGGCGACGGGCGGCCCATCAAAACCCAGCAGGAACGCGCCAACATCCTTTCCGCCTTACGCTACGTCGACTACATCACCATCTTCGATGAAAGCACGCCTGCCAACCTGATCAGCGAAATCCGCCCGGATATTCTCGTGAAGGGCGACGACTACGCCATTGATGAAGTGGTCGGCCGGGAAATCGTCGAAGGTTACGGCGCACGGGTCGAACTCATCCCCATCGTCAAAGGCCACTCGACCACCAACACCGTCGAGCAGATCCTCGAAAACCACAAGCTGGATTGAGATAATTTTCCCTGCACTTTGTGGTCACTCAGGGAACATGGATGTGAGTGGCAGAGCAAACTCTACCTCCCCCGCCAATAGCCTAATTTTGCCCCAACAATCATATTTATTAGCCAACA is part of the Nitrospinaceae bacterium genome and harbors:
- the hldE gene encoding bifunctional protein HldE is translated as MRTKFKYFFDSKERPKVLVMGDLILDEYLWGGVTRISPEAPVPILETKSENLSLGGAANVANNLAALGCEVYLIGAIGQDEKGDRLLELIRERGVNTEGIFRFVHRPTTSKMRIIAHNQQILRIDKEDNRPITEETEKKIIQFTNKVLPKMQGVICSDYQKGVLTEKVIKNLMHRAQNSRKSVIVDPKSADFSLYKGATVLTPNEKEVERSVPIKINSSEDLERAAEYLLTLTRAEALLVTRGKDGMTLYPNKGKPVAIPTVAKEVFDVTGAGDTVVSVFGMAVFVGFNFQEAAWLSNMAGSIVVGKVGTAVVTLNEINEFLQEETFRTSHTVLELEELKKLVSLAKSTGKTVVFTNGCFDLIHGGHIEFLQKAKALGDILVVGLNSDPSVRAIKGDGRPIKTQQERANILSALRYVDYITIFDESTPANLISEIRPDILVKGDDYAIDEVVGREIVEGYGARVELIPIVKGHSTTNTVEQILENHKLD
- the gmhA gene encoding phosphoheptose isomerase; translated protein: MERVKNFLNASADLKYQVAETLSERILEAARLIQESLKSGGKLLLMGNGGSAADAQHIAAELVGRFKKERAAIAAIALTVDTSSLTALGNDYGFETIFARQIEAIARKGDVLVGFSTSGNSENIIRAFKVANELGVTTIALLGNEGGRAKEQVRLAIVVPSEDTARIQEVHITIGHIICEIIEDEL